Genomic segment of Paenibacillus polymyxa:
CATAATGTACTGCTGTAGTATCCGTCGCACCCGATAGAGCAAACTCCACTGGCTTATTGGTATATCGAGTAGGTGTCGTCACCTCGGAAAACGTAACTTTTGGAGGCGTTGGCTGGGTTCGATCAATCATAACCGATTGAGTCACGATTGGACTAGACACGTCGAGATTATTGATCGTCCGTGCTGCTAATTCGTAAGTCCCTTCTGCGTTTAATGTAAAAGTGCCATTGTATGTCCGCCACTCCCCTAATGGACCCAAGCGATACTGTGTCATCTTAATTCCATTTGTAGAGTCACTTCCTGAATCAATGGTAACATTCACATCACGGTTCGTTGGACCTGTTTCACTAGCCCGGATGACAGGAGCAGTCGGTCCCTTTTTATCAATCGTGATTTCTTTGCTTACTTCTTGGCTCACATTACCGACGCTGTCAATGGAGCGTGCATAAACCGTGCTTTTGCCATCTTTATTCACATGAAACACTCCAACATAGCCCTGCCAATCTTGATTCACAACGCCTGTCAAACGAAATTGAGTATGGGCTAGTCCAGAATAATCGTCTGTTCCCGGCTGTAATGAAATGGTGTAGTCATTACTATTTCCCGTTGCGCTTAGGGTGGGTGGAGTTGGAGGCATCTTGTCTATTCGGACATTCCCAGAAGAAAGACCACTATACTGATTATTTACGTCCACCGTCCGGGCATAAATTGTATTTACACCATGTTCATAGACAGTGAAAGGCCCGGTGTATTGCTGAAATGCTCCTCCATTCAGGCTATATTCATAGTATTTTAGTCCTTCAGGAGCCACGTCCCCATTTATCCACACGGTTACAGGTTCTTTGGTCCATCCTGTGATCGCTTGTCCCTCTGTACCTGCATGGATCTGAGGTGGTTTAGGCATTAGGTCCGATTTGGGAATAACACGGATTCCAAACTTGGATATTTCAGCACTTGTCTGTTGGCTATCTCCCACCGCTCTGAAATATCGAACATCTCTTAATGTAATAGAGTCGGTGATATCTAACCATTTTCCCTGATAATATCTATCCGCATAGAATTTCGTTACATTAGTCCATGTATATAAGTTCGTTCCATTAGGCCTCCAACTGTCGCCTGCTGCATTATTAGATGCATATATATCAGTATGATAAGACCCTTCAATGTAAACAAAAATCCTGTAATCCGAAGTCTTAATGGATCTTCCAATATCAATAAAACGATTTGTCGGCTGCGTAGTACCATCACATTTATACCTAGCCGAACCCATGCCAGTATATACTTCCGTTGCTCCTATCCCATTTCCTGACCAAGAACCCCAACTATCGCCTCCACCCGGCAAATTGTTTTGGCAAAAAGGGCCCCCCATGATCTCCTGAGCAGCAGCTGATACCCTTTCCGGAAATATGGGAATCATCGTTAATAGTAGGAATACAGCCAAAAATCCATACACCCATTTCCTATACTTCCTTACCTTTCGCTTATTTTTTCGATACATACACTTCTCCTTACTTTATTTTATTTTCAAAGAGTTTTACAAACTCGCTTCGGGTAAAATAGAAAAAGCACCTCAAACGAAGGCGTTAATGCCTAGGTTTGAGGTGCTTCCTCTATATCACGAGTATGTTTTGAAGCTATTATACTTCGTTCCTAGCAGGATGTAAACAGAACTGACAAATTATTTGAGGATATTAATGAATCTGAACGCCCAAGTTCCGAAAAAAATCTCGTATATTTTGCATGTAAGAATCCTGAGTAGCGGAAGATTCCTTAAGAAGATTTTGCATACTGTTCATAAAAGCAGAAGCTGATGTCGTATCAGCTTTGTCAAACCGATTGTTTAACGGTGTGTTATTTAGCAACTCTGCGTTCTGTCCCGTGCGTTCCTTGTATTTCTCAATCCAATCGGGATGTTGAGGAACCTTTTGCGCAAAATTTAACAGTTGGCTCAGCCCATTTCCTCCACCTTTAATATCATTCATGTACGCCGTATATTTTTGAGGATCGACCTGCTTCATCACTTCTGATAGCTTGACATAATCCTCAGGAGCACCTGACGGACGATCTATTGGAGTCGTGTAGCTAATATCTCCGGTCTCTGGATCAGTGGATCGTGTTAAAGCAATACCAGCGATCTGGTTCATGGTTTCGAGAAATTCTTTGGCCTTGTCGCCTTCCATGTAATGATCAGCAATATACTTGGATTGAGTAACTCCCATCTCCAGCAGCACAGCTCGCTGACTCTCATCCGTTACTGTTCCGTCGACGATAAAATTAGATTGAATCATACTGTACACTGCATTAGACACTTCTTCTGGCTGACCTTCCAAAACCCGGTTTAATGAATCATTAATCTGTGTTGTACCGAAATACTTGGCAGCCTGTGATACAATAGCCCCTTCGGCCAACTGTCTACCAGCTTCACTGATCTCCACGGAGTCTTGAACTACCACTCTGGAGACCTGTTCTTCATGAAGCTGGGGTGGTGGAGCTTGCTTGCTTGTCGGATTGATCCGTAAACTACTCGCATTAAGAATCGCTTGCTGTGCTCTAAGAGGTCCAAAATTCATCCTATTTCCTCCTGTCATGTTTGTAACAGGCAATCTAAGGCGTATGTATAGTGTAATGTGACCCTGTTTCTATATATATCGGACAAAGCATATATGAAATGAATATATGCTTTGTCCCAAAAATGAACAAATATTGAAACGAACTACTTTTGTTTCAATATAAAATACTCAAGCAACAAGTTACCTAAAGTCTTAGCTTAATACCCCGTCCATCAACCACCATAAATACTATAGGCAAAGTGATATACAATATCCGTGTCTATAATCGAAGTACCTGACACCTGAACGGCTACCCCTGATAGATCATAATAGTGTGTAAAACTGATGGCTCCAGACAGGTATTCCGCTATACTTCCAGTGGAAGATGGCAGGGAAAGAGTCACACTAAAGGCTCCATTCTGATCCGTATAAGCTGTGCCTGTACGAGTACGATTCCCGCTGCTTTCAGTCCAGTTCTGATTCAACCATGTCACATCAACAGGCGCATTTGCCACTGGATAACCATCAGTTGTCTTAACTACACCTTTCACGGTAAAATTGCTGCGTTGATTAACCCGATAATGACGACCATATGAGTAGTTCGGATAATCATTAGGGCCATTAGGAGAATCATAGCCGGTAATTTCAATTTTGCCAGCTCGAAGCACCGGCTTCAGTGTAAGTGTGTACAAATGATTGGGTGAATACTGATTGGTTGTGTACACTCGCACATAGTAGGTTCCTGTATTTAAGCTAACATTATGATTCGTTTGTGGCAAAAGCACCATTTGGTTTCCGGTAAGAGCTCCGTAGATTTCCGCTTTGTAGCCATAGCTGTCCGAAACATTGTCAAGCTTTACGTTCAAAGCGTCATAATTGCGGCTGGCAGGGATCGTAACTTGGTACCAGTCGTTATCAATGCCTGAATGAATGGAGCGTGAATTAAGCGACGAACCACCCGTACTAAAGGTAAAGTTATAGGCATGGAAAGCACTCTCATCTGGTTCATATGCATCGTAGCTGGAACTTGTATCGACCGTTAGATAGAAAGGATCACTGATGCTGGAACCCTTTTTGGCATGGACAGCAATCGCATATGCCTTTTCATATCCGGCAGTGTTACGGGTTCCTACGTTTTCAGGAAGTGAGGCAGCACCCTGTTCATAATTGTTAAAATAAGTACCATAGGTGGATGCGTCAATGGCATTAGGATTAATGTCACCTGTCGTCATATCAAACTCATATAAGTATAAGTCATAGTCAAGCTGGGCTGAAAATGGACCATCCAACTGGGACTGCAACAATTCACCAGGCTGCAAATAAATCGGATATAAAAATTGTGTGCCTCCCTCTTGCGTAATCGTACCGGAATACGTAGCAGAAGAAGCTGTGGCTAAAGCAGCCATTGGGCTTACTTTCAGCGAAGAAATGGATTCCCTTTTCAATGAGGTTGTCTCTGGTGTATTGAAGTTGAGATTTTCTTGCATGACATAAACCGAAGACGTAACGCTGTCTGGCTTGTCTGCCCGTGTTAAACGCTTAATCACGTCTCCATTTACAGTTGTTAGCTGAATCTCAGATTCCGCTTTAATCGCTTGATCCGATGCAGCCTCCGTATTTTCACTCGCATTCGCAGTCATTCCGAAAGCAAACAGGAGAATCATGCTTAACATCACTGCAATAGCCTTTTTGAACCTCTTCATACTGAAATCCCCTCTCAAATGGTTTAAGGAATTCCCGCTATCCCCGAATAAACCAGGGCAATTTCTAGGCTGTATGGCTCTATCGTAATACATTATTGGTTCAAATGGAATATACTTCTTAAAATTTTCTTATTTGTAATACGAATGAATAGGTTTAGGTTAATCAACTTAATTTTGACACTATTTTGCCATAAAAATCTTACCATTCTCTTATTTATACGATATAATCAAATAATATGGATAGTTCTTTCTGACTATTAAATGAATCGAATTACCCATAACATACATAAAAAAGGGGAATACAGATGAAAAAACTTAGCGTGTTTATGTTAGTATTATGTTGCTTCTCTATTTTGGCAGCTTGCTCTACCGATCCGGTTAAAAAAGATTTAATTACGTATGTCAATGATGGAATGCTTCCTTTGGCACAAGATGAAAAAGCAGTTACTGATAAGTATGAAGCTGTGACCGGAGATAACTTTACAGATGATGTTACACTATATAATGCTTTAAAAGACGATATCATCCCGGAATACACCAAATTTGTTGATAAGTTAGAAGCTGTAAAGACGGAAACGCCTGAGGTAAGAGCCGTCCACGAAACCTACATCAAAGCCGCTAGTACTCAAAAGGAAGCCTTCATTAAGATGCTCGATGCATTGGATAAACAGGATCTGAACTTAATCAATGAAAGTAACACTAAGCTCAGCGAAGGTAGAAAACTATTCAGAGATTTTGGTGAACAGGTCAACACACTTGCCAAAGAGCATGATGTGGAGATGAATAAGAAATAAATATTAAAACTCCCTTGATGGGAGTTTTTTTATATACTTATGAATATTCGAAGCAAATTACCGCTTTACTTAATTCTTGGTCGTAAAATAAATAGACGGCATCCGCCCCGCACGCTTGAAAATAATATCCGGTGAAAGAACCGATATAGGTAAATGTTTCACCATTGGCACGCTTAGGCACATGAAGCAAGTTAGTTTGCTCGAACTTGAGCATCTCTTCCAAGGATTCGTCATATTCCTTGATGTAACTTTGAGCCTTGTCAGACTGAAAAGCGATATCATCCAAAATTTCGTTAACTTCAGGGAAACTCAGCCCCCAACCGCTGGATTGCTTTTCCTCAAAATCACGGATGAGTTCTTCCACAGACTTTTTGGCCTCTCCAAAGGAGGAATATGGATAAATTTTATTGTTCTCCAGGAAAAATGCTTTGCGAGCTTGGTAGTCTTGTTCATTAGCCATGTACACCTGTTCCAGTCCGTCCAACGCCATGACTTCTCTCTTCATACGTAGGTACGCTTTATCCCCGGTAGATTTCAGCGCTTCATAGGTAGCTTCCAATTGCTCTTTCTGATGGAGACTAAAATAATTCCAGTCTGCTTCGAATTTGTATTTGCCGTCAATGACATCGAAACCCAGCATATCTTCCTTGGTATATGAGGTATGAAATTGCTGAGTATTTTCACCCACACAGCCTTCGTAGATTTCTTTTTCGGAAACAAAATGCAGCCACTCGTCCTGCTCCGGGAATAAAAACTGAAGATTAATCGAGCAAATCGGCAGAAAGTGCTTGCGATGATGTTCAAGATCGCTGGCAAATACATCTTCGTATGCTGGAAAACGTTTGATGAATCTCTCAGGTATGTTCATGGTATCCCCCCTATATTGTATGGTTTTCCGGCAGTCTTCTGATCTGAAATGTTCCTTCAATGGAAATCACGCTATAGAGTTCATCGAATCCTTCCTCGTAGCTCGGGACCTCTAGTTTACTCATTACACTTTTAATACCGATTTCAGGAATATACTCTTTGCCTGTACGCTGCTCATTACGCTTAATAGATTCTGCAAAATCGGGTTCAAAATAGTAGCCAATAATTTTAAATCCCTTATTTTCACAAGCATCTATATATTTCTTCCGTTCTATAACAGTGGCATTTGTATTGTCTACAACAAAGCGCTGCATCGTTTCGATGGAGGCTTGTAGATAAATATTTTCCCTATTCCGTGTTTTAAGCATATCAAGGTTTATTCGCATATGTGTTTTGAAGAAATGTTCTTTATAAAATGTCGACTTGCCCGAAGCCTGAATTCCTATAAAAATGACACACTCCAAATCTACACATCCTTGTCCAAGTATACATATTGGTTAATATAATCTCTATTCTGTGAAAAAATCGGTGTCTCATGATCAACATCCCACTTGCTTCTGACGGCTTCGCCTTTGTTGTACTGTTGTTTGGTAATGCAAATTCCCCGCTTTTGCCAGACCGGAAGATCGTTCCAGTTTAGCTCTTTTTCCACAAAAAGCTTGTCTTGTAGCTGATTTCCGTTCAATCCTTCTAGTTCTGAATGCCTGAAATGGGCTTGAGCTACCATAGAAATGCTATTTTTAGTAGCATCTTGTTGTCTCCATAGGAAGTAGTTTGTAACCTCATCCTGGGGCAAAACCCATGCTCTCGCATCAAAAGTGGCTAAAGGCTGACCTGGGTAAACCTTTTGGATTTCCTCATTAAATTTGGCTGTAGCCAGCGAGGCAGATATGGACACCATCTTTTGAAGATTATTTTCAAACCAGGATTGCGTCGTTAATTTATCATAATTCGTAAGAAGCAGTGAGATTTCGTCGCTCTGATGATACACCAATTTACATCCCATAATGTTATAGGCCAAATATTTACACGTCTCCCATAATGCAAAAATTAGTTTCTCATCAAAAGGTTTCGTCATCCCACGTGTAAAGGTATGAAAATGCGCACCATCAATTCTGATAATTACGGGTAAACGGCGTGGTAGGCTTAATCTATAGGCATTTTCATATTCCTTCATCCTATTTCCAAAATCATTTTTTTTCATAAACTATGTAGGTCCCTTTCCTGATCCGTGATTTGCGCATAGAGTACAACAATGTCTATCTTCCCCAATAGGCGTATATAAGAATTGTAACAAATTGGATTATGCAACGCTAGGAATTAAGCAAAACAAAAAAATCTTAGCAGATGGGCTTGCAGAGTCTTTGTTTTTTTGGTATCTATTCCCCAAATGTTAGGCTATAATATTTCCATCTTTGAATTTATTCCGATATGAAAAGGATGATATATTTGAGCCAAAATCCATCCATTCCGCGCCCGTTAGTCAGGGCTAATCAATGGGTAATTGTTTTATCTGTAGTTTTTACTTGGATTACAGGGGGATATGGGGTGCTAGTTATTCCTCTTATCGCGGGGTTGCTCGGCGTCCTTTTTAACTTCAATCCAGTAATGCGGATAGCCAAGCTTTTCTTGAAGAAAAGCCCCTCCTCATATGTGCAGGAGGACCGAGAACAGCAAAGGTTTAATCAGCTTCTTGCCGTCTTTTTTCTGCTGGTCGCTTGGGTAGGATTTATGCTCCAGTGGAGTATTGTCGCTTATGTATTTTCGGCCATGGTCCTAGTGGCGGCTTTGGTGGCTATCCTTGGTTTTTGCATAGGATGTTTTGTTCTCTACCAATGGTCCCAATATCAATATCGAAGAAGAAAAAACGTGTAAACAGAAAAAACTCTCTATTCATTCATTTCAATTAGGACATCGTTAATTAAATCGAGGGTGTAGCCGAACTCTCCAACAATATGGATGCTATATCGGTTCCGCCTTCTTTTTATTTTGCGGTAATATTATCTTCAAATACAAAAACGGAGATGGCTATATCTTCCTCCACTTTAATATCTGAAAAGAGGTGCAGCAGCCGGGAATCCATGTAATCCTCCAGTTCTTTATTGAAGTGTGTAGGATATATTTTTTGAACCATTTTGGTTCGAGCTGCATGCACCATCTCTTTCCCAGATTCTTCTTGTGCCAGAAACTTTTCAGATGGGGTTAAATTTCCATACAGCATCGTGATGGCCATATTATCTACAAAGGTTGTATGTATGCGCTCCGGGCCTTTCCCAAACAGCTCTTTACGTACTTTTCGAATAATTTCGTTAAAACCCGTTTCCCTTCTCATATCGCACCGCTCTCCTAAAATCTACTAATATCCCTATTACTATATCCATCATAACCGATTCCTCTCCTATAAAACAGAGACTAGCGAAAGTGATTTTTGGAACATGATTTTATCTAAAATTATAAACGTTCATTAATTTTATTTAACATTTCCTCTAAGATTTGCTTCTCCTCTTCGGTCAGGGCTTGAACAATTTCGTCCTCCACCTTTTGAAAAGAGTCACTAAAAGCTTCAATCAATTCAATGGCTTTTGGTAAAACATAAATATTTTTTTGCCGCTCATTATTGGCCGGGATTTTTCGCTCGATGAATCCTTTTTGCTCAAGACCTTGAAGTATGCTTGTAATGCTGGCTCCGCGCAGATGAAACCGATCGGCCAGATCCTTCTGAATTAAATTATTTTCTTGATTCTCGTAGATATATCTAATCATTTTTCCTTGTTGAGCATTTAATCCCAACTCTTTTATGCTCTCGTCCGCTCTTTTCTTTAACTTAAGACCGATAACCTGAAACAAATCCAGAAAAACCGTATCCTTTTGGGTTTCCATAATCATACCTCCTCAAATTATTAGAAGTCTAATTGTCAGTAAATAAACTATATAAATCTCTAAACTGTTTGTCAAATGAAAATCAGTTCATTGACAGTTATAAAACTAATAGTTAGAATTCTAAGTGTTTAAAACTGAACACTAAGGAGGAACGACATGAAGAATGTAACTCAAAGCTCTACGGTAGAAAAAGTTACAGCGATTACGAATGTACGTATTTTCGATGGAGAAAAAGTTATTGAGCCCAGAAATGTTGTCATCCAGGGGGAAACCATTATTTCGGTAGGCGGAGACCTTCCGACGCATGCAACGATCATCGATGGGGAAAATGCGACATTATTGCCTGGCCTGATTGATGCGCATGTCCACACTTCAATCGGTGGGTTACGAGATGCTTTAAAATTCGGCGTCACGACAGAACTCGAAATGAACGGCAGTTTTACAGAAAGAGGGCGCAAGATCCAGTTGAAAAACGTGAATGACGCCGCCGAAGTCCGTTCCGCCGGCACAGCGATCACTGCTCCAGGTGGTCATCCGGATGAATTATTGCAGGATGAGGATGAAATTCCTGAGTTCGTATTAAAGGAATTGGAGAAGTTACCCAAGGAAGACCGGGAAGCTATGCTAGCCGCCTACGCTCACGATCACGAAAAAGTGCCCCAAGTGACGACAGTGGAAGAAGCGATCAAACATGTGCATACCCAAGTGGAGAGTGGCGCCGACTATATTAAAATCATGATTGAAGAAGGGACGGTCTTGGGTGCCCCTGGACTGCCTATTTTAAGCGACGAGATTTTAAAAGCAGCCGTGGCAGAAGCCCATAAGTTCGATAAAATAGTCATAGCTCACGTCTTGACGGCTCATTCTTCGCAAACCGCCATCGATATTGGAGTCGACGGATTGGGTCACTTGTTTCTCGACAGGCCCGAATTCACATCCGAGTTGGTGAAATCCATAGCGGATTCACGCGCGTTTGTTATACCGTGCTTGGTATTGAACTCATCCATTCTGGGGAATCCGGCATCAGAATTGGCGAATGATCCGCGTGTTTATTCCAAATTAAGTCCGGAATGGATCGATATTTTGAACTCAAGCTTTCATACTTTCCCGCAAGGCAATTTGGAGAATAGCTTTAAAAATGTGATGGATCTTCACCGTGCCGGTGTGGATATTCTGGTCGGGACGGATGTCGCCCCCGTTCCTGTTCCCAATCTTGGCGGCCTCGCTCATGGAGCCAGCGTTCATCATGAAATGCAATTGCTGGTTGAGGCCGGATTTACTCCCATAGAAGCGCTTCAGTCGGCTACCGCGAAACCGGCCCGTTGCTTTGGGCTTAACGATCGCGGCTGTATTGCCGAAGGTTCGCTTGCTGACCTTATACTAGTAAACGGTGATCCGACAACCAACATCTCGGATACTTTGTCGATCAAATCCGTATGGTTAAAAGGTGTGCAACAACTATGTTAATCAGAGCCTATCGAACAGGAACAACTTTCTAATCTCATTTGTATGACTTCCATTTTTACTTTCCTGGGATAGCTTAATCTTGTTGCCAACGCAAAAACACCTTCAAGGTTATCTCCATATCTTACGACATGGAGTTTCACTTTGAAGGTGTTTTAATTGCAAGGAACATTGTAAAACCGTACAAACAGTGGCCCCAAATACTTTCGCCATGCACTGTTTGTCATAAAATATAGGAATTACTCGTAGGCACCGATGTTCACAGCGGCTCCCTGTACTCTTGGCTTCCCGTCGATATCCAGTGTTCCAATGATGGCACGGTCCGTGTTCCCGGCATCGATCGCAGGTGACGAAGACTGCAAATGGAAGTCGCTGTTCGCGGCATTCACGAATTTAGGATCGGCAAATAGAGAATGCGTATCGTTGCCGGTTCCTGATTTATATGCGGAGAATCCCGTATACTCTTTATTTTTCCAAGTCCAATTGGCCTCTGAGCTGCCGCCTGGAGCAAAATATAAATTATAATCCACAACATTGCCGGAATTTTTGGTGTATCCATTGGAGATCAGCATATCCGTGGAGCTGGCCACGAAAATATTGTTTTTGACCACGTTGTTTCGCGTATCATATTGAACCAAAAGCTGACCGCTTCCGTCGTCAAACGTATCGTTCTTGTATAGTGTATTGTTCACGATCTTGCAGTTTACCGTGGAGCCACGCTCCTCATTGTAACCGCCCATGGCAATGCCGGTCAGTCGGTTGTTATATATCACGTTGCTGCGGACCGTAATATTACTGGTTGCTTTACCGGCGTGCTCAGAGGCAATTTCGACGCCGATATCGTTGTTGTAGCTGTAGTTCTGCTCAATAATGCTGTCCTTGCCTCCATCTACATAAATGCCGCCTGCCGAGTTGTCATCGCTCTTGTAAGATGGGTTATTTTGAACTGAATTATTATACACCCGATTGCCCTTCACCAACCCGTTCCGCGCCTGATCGTAAACGGTATTCGGCGCAGTTCCCTCAAAGCCGATCAAATCAATCCCAATGTTGTCATTATCGTGAATGAGGTTGTTGGTCGCCACAAAGCCATCCACGTTGCCGTTTAAAACGAGCGATTCGCTGGAGCCAAGCACGAGATTGTACAGCTCATTGCCGCTGATCGTAAGGTCGTGAATCGAAGCCGGAGCTTTCGTGCCGTAAACAGCGATACCGTGAGCATCCCGACCCAGCCGATCTTTGCCGGTCGGGGTGACCGTGTTTTTGATGTCATGGATTTTGTTGTTGGACAGATTAATGAAGCCGCCCGAACCGTGGACATAAATACCTACAGGCACCACGTTCTTGGAAGCAGTGGTAAAATTGCGGATTTCAAACCCCTGAACAGTAACGTAATTGACATCGGCCAGTTCGATCAGCCCTTCGTTCCCGCTGACCGAAAGTCCACTGCCTTCAATAATGGCGGTCTCTGTCCCATAGTTGGTGAACACAATGGGACCCTGCGAAGCGGAGCCAGAGCGGGTAATCTTTAATTTCTGCTTGTACACGCCGCCTCGGACGTAAACCGTGCTGCCCGCAGGAGCCACGTCGGCCGCGTGCTGCAACGTCTTCCACGGCGCATCGTTCGTTCCGGCGTTGGAGTCGCTGCCGCTCGTGGCCACATAATATTCTGTACCAGCCGCGGAAGCGGCGGGAGGTTGCACATTTCCGGCCACCAGACCAAGCCCGAAAGCCATGGCT
This window contains:
- a CDS encoding MarR family winged helix-turn-helix transcriptional regulator, which gives rise to MIMETQKDTVFLDLFQVIGLKLKKRADESIKELGLNAQQGKMIRYIYENQENNLIQKDLADRFHLRGASITSILQGLEQKGFIERKIPANNERQKNIYVLPKAIELIEAFSDSFQKVEDEIVQALTEEEKQILEEMLNKINERL
- a CDS encoding tRNA(His) guanylyltransferase Thg1 family protein, which encodes MKKNDFGNRMKEYENAYRLSLPRRLPVIIRIDGAHFHTFTRGMTKPFDEKLIFALWETCKYLAYNIMGCKLVYHQSDEISLLLTNYDKLTTQSWFENNLQKMVSISASLATAKFNEEIQKVYPGQPLATFDARAWVLPQDEVTNYFLWRQQDATKNSISMVAQAHFRHSELEGLNGNQLQDKLFVEKELNWNDLPVWQKRGICITKQQYNKGEAVRSKWDVDHETPIFSQNRDYINQYVYLDKDV
- a CDS encoding DUF4395 domain-containing protein; this encodes MIYLSQNPSIPRPLVRANQWVIVLSVVFTWITGGYGVLVIPLIAGLLGVLFNFNPVMRIAKLFLKKSPSSYVQEDREQQRFNQLLAVFFLLVAWVGFMLQWSIVAYVFSAMVLVAALVAILGFCIGCFVLYQWSQYQYRRRKNV
- a CDS encoding AAA family ATPase, translated to MECVIFIGIQASGKSTFYKEHFFKTHMRINLDMLKTRNRENIYLQASIETMQRFVVDNTNATVIERKKYIDACENKGFKIIGYYFEPDFAESIKRNEQRTGKEYIPEIGIKSVMSKLEVPSYEEGFDELYSVISIEGTFQIRRLPENHTI
- a CDS encoding DUF2294 domain-containing protein is translated as MRRETGFNEIIRKVRKELFGKGPERIHTTFVDNMAITMLYGNLTPSEKFLAQEESGKEMVHAARTKMVQKIYPTHFNKELEDYMDSRLLHLFSDIKVEEDIAISVFVFEDNITAK
- a CDS encoding amidohydrolase family protein, whose protein sequence is MKNVTQSSTVEKVTAITNVRIFDGEKVIEPRNVVIQGETIISVGGDLPTHATIIDGENATLLPGLIDAHVHTSIGGLRDALKFGVTTELEMNGSFTERGRKIQLKNVNDAAEVRSAGTAITAPGGHPDELLQDEDEIPEFVLKELEKLPKEDREAMLAAYAHDHEKVPQVTTVEEAIKHVHTQVESGADYIKIMIEEGTVLGAPGLPILSDEILKAAVAEAHKFDKIVIAHVLTAHSSQTAIDIGVDGLGHLFLDRPEFTSELVKSIADSRAFVIPCLVLNSSILGNPASELANDPRVYSKLSPEWIDILNSSFHTFPQGNLENSFKNVMDLHRAGVDILVGTDVAPVPVPNLGGLAHGASVHHEMQLLVEAGFTPIEALQSATAKPARCFGLNDRGCIAEGSLADLILVNGDPTTNISDTLSIKSVWLKGVQQLC
- a CDS encoding choice-of-anchor Q domain-containing protein, producing the protein MKKFGQMFLVGLAMAFGLGLVAGNVQPPAASAAGTEYYVATSGSDSNAGTNDAPWKTLQHAADVAPAGSTVYVRGGVYKQKLKITRSGSASQGPIVFTNYGTETAIIEGSGLSVSGNEGLIELADVNYVTVQGFEIRNFTTASKNVVPVGIYVHGSGGFINLSNNKIHDIKNTVTPTGKDRLGRDAHGIAVYGTKAPASIHDLTISGNELYNLVLGSSESLVLNGNVDGFVATNNLIHDNDNIGIDLIGFEGTAPNTVYDQARNGLVKGNRVYNNSVQNNPSYKSDDNSAGGIYVDGGKDSIIEQNYSYNNDIGVEIASEHAGKATSNITVRSNVIYNNRLTGIAMGGYNEERGSTVNCKIVNNTLYKNDTFDDGSGQLLVQYDTRNNVVKNNIFVASSTDMLISNGYTKNSGNVVDYNLYFAPGGSSEANWTWKNKEYTGFSAYKSGTGNDTHSLFADPKFVNAANSDFHLQSSSPAIDAGNTDRAIIGTLDIDGKPRVQGAAVNIGAYE